CAACCTAAATCTCATCAATTAATAACGAATCACCAACTCGACATTCTATAATTTAGATTACCACGTCCTAACGTCCCCGTAATGACATTTCATTTATATTATGTTATTGTAAAAAAGCAACAAATTACAACCTTTAAAGTACAGAATATAAAATTAAACGAGAAGCAAATACGACTGTTTAAAGTACCTGAGATTCACGAGCTCTTATTTCTTAAATATAAGAACACGAGTAAAAACGCTGTTTATGCGACTATCCTGTGGTGATGGGAGTAGAACCATAAAGGAAGTATAATATGTGTAGAATGGTTTCTTTTACAAATGGCATTTCTTAATATTTATAATTGTCTAATTATTTAACTGATTGATAATTATCATTTTACTTCTTCATACGATCAGCTAACTTTGATATTATGAAGAAAAAACAATTCTTACAATTTATTATTGGTGTTGTTGTTTGTACTTTACCATTTACCTCAATGTATTCTCAACAAGGTCTTTTAGCAAAAGACATTGTAAAGAAGGCAGATAGTAATATGCGTGGTAAAACATCGCAAGCAGATATTACTATTAAAATAATTAGGCCTACTTGGAGTAGAGAAATGAAAATGAAAGCATGGACCAAGGGAGACGATTATTCCATAATTTTAGTGACATCACCAGCTAAAGAAAAAGGAACCGTGTTTTTAAAACGTGTAAAAGAGGTTTGGAATTGGATACCATCTATTGAACGGAATATAAAATTACCACCATCTATGATGTCTCAGAGTTGGATGGGAACTGATTTTACCAATGATGATTTGGTTAAAGAAGCGTCTTCAGTTTCAGATTACAACCATAAACTCTTAAAAAAAGAAACCATTTCTGATAAAGACTGTTATAAAATTGAAATGATACCAAAGCCTTCTGCAGCTATTGTATGGGAAAAGGTGATTGTTTGGATAGATACTAAAGACTTTTTACAGCTAAAAACAGAATTCTATGATGAAGATGGTGAATTGGTTAATATCATGAATGCTAGTGAAGTTAAAGAAGTAGGAGGCAGAAAAATAACTTCAAAAATTGAAATGTTCCCTGTTGATAAAGAAGGAAATAGTACTGTGATTATATATAATGATATCATTTTTGATACCCCTATTAAAGATAATTTTTTTACCACAAGAAATATAAAACAATTAAAATAATGCTACTAAAACTAGCTTGGTTAAATATATGGCGTAATAAGCGGAGAACAATTATTACTGCTACCTCTGTATTTTTTGCAGTGTTGTTGGCAATAGTTTTCCGTTCGTTAACCGATGGTGTTTATGACAATATGATTCACAATGTGGTGAGTTATTCTTCTGGCTATTTGCAAATTCATCAAAAGGGCTATTGGGATGAGCAATCAATTGATAACACTTTTGCAGAAGATAGGCAATTGTATAAAGCATTACTTGATAACCCTAAGGTGATGCACATTATGCCACGTTTGCAAACATTTGCA
The window above is part of the Polaribacter sp. SA4-12 genome. Proteins encoded here:
- a CDS encoding outer membrane lipoprotein-sorting protein, which encodes MKKKQFLQFIIGVVVCTLPFTSMYSQQGLLAKDIVKKADSNMRGKTSQADITIKIIRPTWSREMKMKAWTKGDDYSIILVTSPAKEKGTVFLKRVKEVWNWIPSIERNIKLPPSMMSQSWMGTDFTNDDLVKEASSVSDYNHKLLKKETISDKDCYKIEMIPKPSAAIVWEKVIVWIDTKDFLQLKTEFYDEDGELVNIMNASEVKEVGGRKITSKIEMFPVDKEGNSTVIIYNDIIFDTPIKDNFFTTRNIKQLK